One Alphaproteobacteria bacterium genomic window, AACGGCTTCCGTTACGGCAACCGCTACCTGGCGGCCTCCGCGCTGGGCAGCCTGGTCAGCTTCGCGCTGGTCTTCGCCTTCACCGATTTCTGGCTGGAGCGGCCGTATCTGTCGGGTGGACTGATGCTCGGCCTGCTGGTGCTGCCGGCCTATGTCGCCAGCCTGATCCGCAAGCTGACCGAAGCCAAGGCCCAGGCCGAGGCGGCCAACGTGGCCAAGAGCCAGTTCCTGGCGACGATGAGCCACGAGCTGCGTACGCCGCTGAACGCGATCATCGGCATCGGCGGGCTCCTGCAGAAGACCTCGCTGAACGCCGAGCAGAGCGACATGACGCGCACCATCGGCGCCTCCGCCCGCGCGCTGCTGTCGCTGATCGACCGCATTCTCGACTTCTCGCGCATCGAGGCCGGGCGGATGCCGCTGGAGGTCGTCGACTTCGACCTCTACCGCGAACTCAGCGACCTGGAGCGGATGATCCGGCCGCAGGCCGAGGCCAAGGACCTGGCGTTCCAGGTTCTGGTCGATGCGCATACGCCGTACCGCGTCCGCGGCACCACCGCCTGCCTGCGCCACATCGTCACCAACCTGGCGGCGAACGCGGTCAAGTTCACCGAGTCCGGCCATGTCCGCATCGCGGTCTCGCCGGTCGAGGTGGCGCCGGAGCGCGCCCTGCTGCGCATCGAGGTGATCGACACCGGCATCGGCATCTCGGAAGAGGCGGTCGACCGCATCTTCGACCAGTTCACCCAGGAGGACCAGGCGATCGCACGCCGTTTCGGCGGCGCCGGTCTCGGGCTGGCGATCTGCAAGCAGCTGACCGAGCTGGTCGGCGGCCGCCTCGGCGTCGACACCAAGCTGGGCGAGGGCAGCCGCTTCTGGGTCGAGCTGCCGTTCGGCCTTGCGGCCGCGAACGACAGCCGGCCGGCCGCGGTGACGCCGATCTGGGTCGGTACCGCCGTTCCGGCGCAGGCCGAGGACGTGGCCGCCGGACCGGTCGTCGCCGTCGAATCGGTCGAGGCGGCACTGGCCCAGCGCGACAGCCTGGCCGGACGGAGCAAGGCCGCGGTGATCGTCGAGCCGGCGGCGCGCTGCCGCAACCATGCCCGCGAACCGCTGGTGGTCGCCGACGCGGCCTTCGAGGCGCGGGCCGGGGGTGCCGGGTGGAGCGGCATGCGCTGCATCCTCACCGGGCCGGCCGATGCGGAGCAGTTGGCCAACGCCGACCACTTCTGCCGCACCTTCGGGCGCGGCGAGGGCCGCGCCGATGCGATCGGCCCCGACCAGGATGGCGCGGAGGCCGTGCCGACCCGCATGCTGCGCATCCTCGTCGCCGAGGACAACCCGGTGAACCGGCGCGTGATCGCGATGATCCTGCGCCGCGCCGGCCACCAGGTCGACCTGGCGGTGAACGGCGACGAGGCGTCCGACCTGCTCGGCGGCGCGCGCTACGACATCGCCATTCTCGATGTGAACATGCCGGGCATCAGCGGCGTCGATGTGGTCCGGCTGTTCCGGTTCCAGGAACTCGGCAGCCAGCGCACCCCGATCCTGGCGCTGACGGCCGACGCCACCGAGCAGACGCGCGAGACCTGCCTGGCCGCCGGCATGGACGAGGTGCTGACCAAGCCGGTCGAGCCCGACGCGCTGCTTGCCTGCGTGCACCGGCTGACCGCGACGCCGGTCCGCGCGGCGCAGGCCGAGGATTATGCCGCCGCGCAGGACCGCGATGCCGCCCAGGCCAGCGTCACCGACCTGACCGCGCATCCGCGCTTCCGCGCCGGTCAGACGCCGGTGATCGATCGGCCGGCGGTCCAGGCGCTCAATGACCTCGACACGACCGGCGTGTTTTTGCGCGAAGTGATCGACGAATTCCTGGCCGACGCGGCCCAGCTGATCGAATCGATGGGCCGGTCGGCCGACGAGCGCGACGTGGCCGCGCTGCGCGACACCGCCCATGCGCTGAAGAGCAGCGCCGCCCATGTCGGCGCGCTGCGCATGCAGTCGATCTGCTCGGCGTTCCAGCGCGCCAGCCGGCGCGAGAACCTGGCGATCGCCGGCGAGACCGTGGAGACGCTGCGCCAGGAACTGGAGACGTACCAGCGGGCGATCGGCAGCGAACTGACCGGCATGACCGAGGGCGACCAGCGGCTGTAGGGGTTCAGCCGCGGTCCCCCGCATGCATCGGATGTCGCGCTCGGGCCCCCCGGCCGCCTCCCGTTCCCGCGCTTCGCCCCGCGGGAGAGGCCGCGCTCAGCAGATCCCGGCGCTGCGCTTGTCCTGCGCCGCCGCCAGCCGCTCCATCTTGCGCACGTCGCGCTCGTCCACCTGCAGCGCCACGTCGACCCAGCTCTCGGTGATGTCGACCAGCTCGCGGTGGGTCACCGGCTGGATGGTGTTGCGCGCCGCATAAACCGCCGCACGGGCGTGGAACTGCCGTTCGCGCCGCGCGATGAACTGCGACACCGCTTCCTCGCCTTCGCCGTCCTCGGCCAGGATGTCGACCAGGCCCATGCCGTGCAGCTGCTCGGCGGTGTAGATCTCGCCGCTCAGCACGATCCGCTCGGCGAGCGTCTGGCCGACGCGCCGGGTCAGGAACGTCAGCGCGCCCATGCCCGGGAACATGTTGAACAGCACCTCCGGCATGCCGAACTTGGCGCTGCGTTCGGCCACGATGATGTCGTTGGCCAGCACCGCCTCGAAGCCGCCGCCCAGCGCGTCGCCCTGCACCAGCGTGATGCTGACGTAGTTCTGCGCCCGCTTCATGGCGCGGGCGAACTGCACGTCGATGCACAGATGCGCATAGGCGCGCAGACCGGCGCGGTCGCGGTTGCGGATCAGGCTGGCGATCCGCGGCAGGTCGCCGCCCAGATTGAAGATGCCCGGAATCGCCGAGGCGGTAACCAGATAGCGGATCGGCACCTCGGTGGCCCCCGGGTGCTGGAAATGCCGGTCGAGCCGGTCGAACACGCGCAGCATGTCCTCAAGCAGGGCCGGCGTGGAGCTCGGCCGATCGGTGGGGTTCAGATACTGCCACAGCGCCTGCTGCTTGGAGTCGTAGAGCAGTTCGAGCTGCGACAGCCCGCGCTTCTCGAGCAGCCAGGGCAGGATATGCCGATCCGCCTCCTGGCCCGGGTCGTGCTCGCGGACGACCGCCGGGCCCGGCATGACCGGCATGACCTGCTCGGTCGGCACAGCGGATGTGACACCGCGTGGCGTGATTGCATTCATGGTTGTTCCCCTATTGCTAATCGATCCCAGCATCACAACCATGGGGCGGTGCGCCCGGCGAAATCAAGAGTTCAATTTATTTCAAATTGTATGTGACACTCCCGTAATTTAGTAATGGCACGCTCTCGTATGTCAGCCATTAACCTATTGATCTTGCGGGAAACCAATATTTCGGAGCTGTAATGCAATTTCCGTTAGTACATCGGGGTCGTCGATAGTGGAAGGTGACTTGTACGGCTGGCCATTTGCAATTTTTTGCATCGTTCCACGCAGAATCTTCCCTGACCGTGTCTTTGGTAAACGTTCGACAATTCCGACATGTCGAAAGGCTGCCACCGGCCCGATTTCATTGCGCACCCGTGCGACAAGTTCGTCTGCTACCGTGTCTGCCCCGTGCTGTGCGCCATCCTTCAGCACGACAAGGCCCAGCGGCAACTGGCCTTTGAGGGAATCGTCGACCCCGAACACCGCGCACTCGGCCACCGCCGGATGGGCGGCCAGCACCTCCTCGATCGCGCCGGTCGACAGCCGATGGCCGGCGACGTTGATGACGTCGTCGATACGGCTCATGATGTGCAGATAGCCGTCGCCGTCGACCAGGCCGGCGTCGCCGGTCAGGTAGTAGCCGTCGTAGCGGGCGAGGTAGGACTGGCGATAGCGTTCGTCGGCGTTCCACAGCGTGGGCAGCGTTCCCGGCGGCAGCGGCAGGCGGATCGCGATGTTGCCGATGTGGTCCGGCGCCACGGCGCCGCCGTCCTCGTCCAGCACGCGCACGTCGTAGCCGGGCACCGCGACGGTGGGCGAGCCGGGCTTGACCGGCATCGGCTCGATGCCTAGGCAGTTGGCCGCGATCGCCCAGCCGGTCTCGGTCTGCCACCAGTGGTCGATCACCGGCACGCCGAGCTTGGCCTGCGCCCAGGTCAGGGTGTCGGGGTCGCAGCGCTCGCCGGCCAGGAACAGCGTGCGGAACCGGCCCATGGCGTAGCGGCCGAGGTGGCGGCCGTCGGGATCCTCCTTCTTGATCGCCCGCAACGCCGTCGGCGCTGTGAACATGACACGGATGTCATGTTCGGAAATCACCCGCCAGAAGGCGCCGGCATCGGGCGTGCCGACCGGCTTGCCCTCGTACAGCAGCGTGGTGCTGCCGTTGATCAGCGGCCCGTACACGATATAGCTGTGCCCGACCACCCAGCCGACGTCCGACGCGGCCCAGTAGACCTCGCCCGGACGCACGTCGTAGATGTGCCGCATCGACCACGCCATGGCCACCGCGTGCCCGCCGTTGTCGCGCACGATGCCCTTCGGCTGGCCGGTTGTGCCCGAGGTGTAGAGGATATACAGCGGGTCGGTCGCCCGCACCGGCACGCAGTCGGCAGGCGCCGCGGCCGCCTCGGCCTCGCGCCAATCGCGGTCGCGGCCCGGCACCATCTCCGCCGCCAGCCGCTCGCGCTGCAGCACGATGCAGCGGTCGGGCTTGTGGCGCGCCAGCTCGATCGCCTTGTCCAGCAGCGGCTTGTAGGCGACCACGCGGGTCGGCTCGATGCCGCAGCTGGCCGAAACGATCACCTTCGGCGTGCAGTCGTCGATGCGGTGGGCCAGCTCGGCGGCGGCGAAGCCGCCGAACACGACCGAGTGGACCGCGCCGAGCCGTGCGCAGGCCAGCATCGCAATCACCGCCTCCGGCACCATCGGCATGTAGACGATGACCCGGTCGCCCTTGCCGACTCCCTCGGCACGCAGCGCGCCGGCGAAGCGCGCCACCCGGTCGCGCAGCTGGGCATAGCTCAGCACCGACTTGGTGCCGGTCACCGGGCTGTCGTGGATCAGCGCCGGCTGGTCGCCGCGGCCGGCGGCGACATGCCGGTCGACCGCGTTGTGGCAGGTGTTGAGCTCGCCGCCGACGAACCAGCGGTAGAACGGGGGATTGCCGTCGTCCAGCACCCGGTCCCAGGGCCGCGACCAGTCGATCGCGTCCGCGGCCTCGGCCCAGAAGCCTTCGGGATCGGTCAACGAGCGGCTATAGGCCTCCGCATAGGCTCCCATGGCGCTTTCCTCCGCATCGATTCTTGGTCTTGCTTCCGGTTCGCTGACGGTCGGGCAGGGGGCTGCGGCACGCGCGGGACCCCACGCGCCCTCAGCCCCGCGCCGCCAGCGGCGTCACCGGCCTCTGCTCCGCGCCGCGATAGGCGCTGAGCGGGCGGATCAGCTTGTTGTTGGCGCGCTGCTCGAACACGTGCGCGGCCCAGCCGGTGATCCGGCTCATCACGAAGATCGGGGTGAACATCGGGATGTCGAAGCCCATCAGGTAGTAGGCCGGCCCGGTCGGGAAATCGAGATTGGGGTGGATGCCCTTCTCGGCGATCATGGTCTCGGCCAGGGTCGTCGACATCCGCACCCACTTGTCGCCGCCCTTGATCGCCGCCATCCGGTGAAAGGCCTGCGTCATCGTCGGCACCCGGCTGTCGCCGCTGCGGTAGACCCGGTGGCCGAAGCCCATGATCTTGCGCTTCTGCGCCAGCGCGTCGAGCATCCACTCCCGTGCCCGGTCGGGGTCGTCGATCTCCAGCATCATGTGCATCACCGCCTCGTTGGCGCCGCCGTGCAGCGGCCCCTTCAGCGCGCCGATCGCGCCGGTGATCGCCGAATGGATGTCGGATTCGGTCGAGGCGATCGTGCGGGCTGTGAAGGTCGAGGCGTTGAACGAGTGTTCGGCATAGAGGATCAGCGAGATGTCGAAGCAGTTGACCACGTCGGCCGGCGGCACCTCGTCGAAGCACATGTGGAAGAAGTTCTCCGCCATCGACAGGTCGGCGCGCGGCGGGATCGGGCTCAGGTCGTTGCGCAGGCGATAGTCGGTGGCGATGATGGTCGGAATCCGCGCCAGCATCCGCATCGCCTTGGCCATGTCGGCCGCCGGGCTGTTGTCGCCGGCCTGGGTGTCCTCCACGCCGAGGAAGCTCACCGCCGTGCGCAGGGTGTCCATCGGGTGCGCGTCGTTGCGGAAACGGCCGATCACCGTCTGCAGTTCGTCGCTGATCTGGCGCTCGGCCCGCTCGGCCCGGCAGAAGGCGTCGAGCCGGGCGCGGTCGGGCAGGTCGTCGTGCAGCAGCAGGAAGGCGACCTCCTCGAAGCTGCAATGGTCGCTCAGGTCCTGCACCGCATAGCCGCGATAGGTCAGCGCGTTGGTCTCGACCATGACCTTCGACACCGCGGTGACGTCGGCCACCACCCCGGCCAGGCCGTACTTGATGTCTGCGTCGTCGGTCACGGCAGGTCCTCCCCCGATCGTTCTTTCATTCTGCCTGCCGCGCGTCCGTCCGAGTCATGCCCGGGCTTGTCCCGGCCATGACGAAGAGCACGTGGACCGGCTTGCGCGGCTACACCTTGAAGTTGAAGATGGACTGGTCGAAGTCGTTGTAGTCCTCGTAGCGCAGCAGGGCATAGAGGTCGCGGCGGTGCTGCATGCGGTCGAGCAGGCCGGACTGCGTACCCTTCTCGATGATCTCGCGCAGGCCGTCCTCGGTCGCCTTCATCGCCAGCCGCAGCGTCGTCACCGGATAGATCACGACGTTGTAGCCGAGGTCGGCGAGCTGGTCGGCGGTGAGCAGGTCCGACTTGCCGAACTCGGTCATGTTGGCCAGCAGCGGCACGGCCAGCGCCTTGCGCATCGCCGCGAACTCCGAGGCGTCGGCCATCGCTTCCGGAAAGACCATGTCGGCGCCGGCATCGACATAGGCCTTGGCCCGATCGATCGCCTTGTCCAGCCCCTCGATGGCGCGGGAGTCGGTGCGCGCGATCAGCACGAAGTTGGGGTCGCGCTTGGCGTCGGCGGCGGCGCGGATGCGCCGCACCATCTCCGCCGTCTCGACCACCGCCTTGTTGTCGAGGTGGCCGCAGCGCTTCGGCGCGACCTGGTCCTCCAGGTGACAGCCGGCCAGGCCGCGCTCCTCCATCGTCCGGATGCTGCGCGCGGCGCTCATCGGCTCGCCGAAGCCGGTGTCGCAGTCGACGATCGCCGGCAGGTCGGTGGCGCGGGCAATCTGCTCGGCCCGGCCGGACACCTCGGTCAGCGTGGTCAGGCCGATGTCGGGCAGGCCGAGGTCGGCCGAAAGCACCGCGCCGGAGACGTAGACGCCGTCGAAGCCGATGTTCTGGATCGACATCGCGACCAGCGGCGAGAAGGCGCCGGGAAAGCGCAGCAGCCGGCCGCTGGCCAGCGCGGCGCGGAAGTCGGCCCGCTTCTGCCGGGCGTCCTTGGTGGTGAACAGCATCAGAACAGCCCCTTCGCCGGGTTGGACTGCAGGCGGCCGGGCGCCAGCGCCACGTTGAGCTCGCCCATCCGCGCGGCCGGCACGTCGGGCAGCGCCTCGACCGCGGCCAGGAAGCGGTCGCGCTCCGCCTTGTCGACCACGCCCTCGGTCAGCGTGTCGAACTTGCCGATGTAGTCGGGCCGGCGGAACGGCGCGGCGCCCAGCGAATGGGCGTTGGCCACGGCCAACTCGTCGACCAGCTTGGAGCCGTCGGCGAAAGTCACCTCCAGCCGGCCGCCGAACGCCTTCTCCTTCGCGTCGGTGGCGTGGTAGCGCCGGGTCCATTCCGGCTCTTCAACCGTGCGGATCTTGTGCCACAGCCGCACCGTGTCGGCCCGGTTGGCCCGCTCGGGCGCGTAGGAGCGGACGTGGTGCCATTCGCCGTCCTGCAGCGCCACCGCCAGGATGTACATGATCGAATGGTCCAGCGTCTCGCGGCTGGCCTGCGGGTCCATCTTCTGCGGGTCGTTGGCGCCGGTGCCGATCACATAGTGGGTGTGGTGGCTGGTCCTGAGCAGGATATCGCCGACCTTGTCCCAGTCGCCGCCGGTGCGCGCCCGGATCTCCTTGCCGACGCGGAAGGCGAGGTCGATCAGTGCCTGGCTCTGATACTCGGCCGAATGCTGCTTGGTATAGCTGTCGAGGATCGCGCGCTTCGGCTCGCCCGGCTCCGGCAGCGGCACGTGATACTCGGCCTTGGGCCCGTCGAGCATCCAGGCGATCACGCTGTCCTCGCCCTCGTAGATCGGCGAGGGCGCGCCTTCGCCGCGCATGGCGCGGTCGACCGCCTCGATCGCCAGCTTGCCGGCGTGGCTGGGCGCGAACGCCTTCCAGCTGGAGATCTCGCCCTTGCGCGACTGGCGCGTGGCGGTGGTGACGTGCAGCGCCTGCTGCACCGCCTGGTAGATGGTGTCGACGTCGAGGCCGAGCATGGCGCCGATGCCGGCCGCCGCCGACGGGCCCAGGTGGGCGACGTGGTCGATCTTGTGCTTGTGCAGGCAGATCGCCTTGACCAGGTCGATCTGCACCTCGTAGCCGGTGGCAAGCCCGCGCATCAGCGCCTTGCCGTCGCAGCCCATCTGCTGCGCCACCGCCAGGATCGGCGGGATATTGTCGCCGGGATGCGAATAGTCGGCGGCGAGGAAGGTGTCGTGGAAGTCGAGCTCTCGCACCGCGGTGCCGTTGGCCCAGGCCGCCCATTCGGCGCAGAAGCGGCGGTCGCCAGGGAGGCCGAACACGGTCGCACCGCCGGCGCGCGGATGCGCCTCCGCCTGCGCGCGGGCGGTCATCACCGGGCGCCGGTTGACCGAGGCCATCGCCACCGCCGCATTGTCGATGATGCGGTTGACGATCATCTCGGCGACGTCGTCGTCCACGTGCACCGGGTCGGCCGCCACCTGCGCGATCTTGTAGGCCAGCTGCCCGGCCTTCGGCAGGCGGTCCTTTTCCGGGTGGACGGTGACGACATGGGTCTTCATCGGCGTTGAATCCTGATCGCTGAGGGGCGCTTGCATCTTCCGGCATTCGGGCGCGAAAGCAAATCCGGATTGTGCTGAAACGGCCAGTCTGTAAAGTTCGCACGATACGCAGTTGCGATTTTGCGAAGTTGTGAATCGATGGACGATGCCAAGCTGTTTCTCGGCCACAAGCTGAAGGCGCTGCGCGACGAGCGCCGGCTGACCCAGGCCGATCTCGCCGGCCGCCTCGGCCTGTCGCTGAGCTACGTCAGCCAGTTGGAGAACAACCAACGGCCGGTGACGGCGACCGTGCTGGTGGCGCTGAGCCGCGCCTTCGGCATCGACGTCGGCGAGTTCGCCGAGGACGACCACGAGCGCATCGTCGCCGACCTGCGCGAGACGCTGGGCGACCCGATCTTCGCCGGCCAGGCGCCGGGGCTGCAGGAGATCAAGCAGGTGGCCGCCACCGCGCCCAACGTCGCCCGCAGCCTGATCGTCATGCATCGCGAGACGCGGCGCCTGCGCGAGCGGCTGCGCGCCGTCGACGACAGCCTCGCCTCGCCCGACGGCGGCCAGGAGGGCGCGCTGCTGCCCTATGAGGAGGTCCGCGACTACTTCCACTACCACAACAACTACGTCGACGGGCTCGACCGCGCGGCCGAGCTCATGGCCGAGCAGATCGGCATCGGCGGCGAGGACAACGGCCGGCTGCTGGCCGACGTGCTGCGCCGCGAGCTGGACGTGCGCGTCGCCATGAACCTGGACGACCCGTCGGCGCAGCGCTTCTGGCGTTTCGACCGCAGCGCCGGCGTGATCGCGATAAACCCGGCGCTGGACCGGCCCAGCATCGCCTTCCTGCTCGCCCACCAGGTCGGCCTGCTGCGCCACGGCCGCGAGATCGACGCCATCGTCGCCGGGTCGGAGCTGGTCAGCGCCGACGCGCGCGCGATCTGCCGGATCGCGCTGGCCAACTATTTCGCCGGCGCACTGCTGATGCCCTATGGCCGGTTCCTGCAGCAGGCGCGCGAGCTGCGCCACGACCTGGAGCGGCTGCAGCTGGCGTTCGGCACCAGCCTGCAGCAGGTCGCCCACCGGCTGAGCACGCTGCAGCGGCCGAGTGCGCGCGGCGTGCCGTTCTTCTTCGTGCGCGTCGACCAGGCCGGCAACATCACCAAGCGGCACAGCGCGACCTCATTCCAGTTCGCGCGCTTCGGCGGAACCTGCCCGCTGTGGAACGTGCACCAGGCCTTCGTGACGCCGGGCCGCTTCCTGGTCCAGCTCGCCGAGATGCCCGACGGCAAGCGCTATCTCTGCATCGCCCGCAGCGTGGTCAAGCGCGGCCGCGGCTATCTGGAGCAGGACCGGCGCTACGCCATCGGGCTCGGTTGCGAGTTCGCCCATGCCGGCGAGCTGGTCTATGCCTCCGGTCTCGACCTCGACGACGCCCGCTCCTACGTCAAGATCGGGGTCAACTGCCGCATCTGCGAACGGGTCGAATGCCCGCAGCGCGCCTTCCCGCCGATCGACCGCGCGATCCTGCTTGACCCGAGCCGGCGCGACGCGGTGCCCTACGCGTTCTGATCGCGTCGGCCGGGCGGAGGGTCGCGGCAAGGGAAGGGGGGGAGGCTGCGTGCCGGAGCTGCCCGACATCGAGGCCTATCTGCACGCGTTGCGGCCGCGGATCCAGGG contains:
- a CDS encoding crotonase/enoyl-CoA hydratase family protein, with translation MPVMPGPAVVREHDPGQEADRHILPWLLEKRGLSQLELLYDSKQQALWQYLNPTDRPSSTPALLEDMLRVFDRLDRHFQHPGATEVPIRYLVTASAIPGIFNLGGDLPRIASLIRNRDRAGLRAYAHLCIDVQFARAMKRAQNYVSITLVQGDALGGGFEAVLANDIIVAERSAKFGMPEVLFNMFPGMGALTFLTRRVGQTLAERIVLSGEIYTAEQLHGMGLVDILAEDGEGEEAVSQFIARRERQFHARAAVYAARNTIQPVTHRELVDITESWVDVALQVDERDVRKMERLAAAQDKRSAGIC
- a CDS encoding propionyl-CoA synthetase — protein: MGAYAEAYSRSLTDPEGFWAEAADAIDWSRPWDRVLDDGNPPFYRWFVGGELNTCHNAVDRHVAAGRGDQPALIHDSPVTGTKSVLSYAQLRDRVARFAGALRAEGVGKGDRVIVYMPMVPEAVIAMLACARLGAVHSVVFGGFAAAELAHRIDDCTPKVIVSASCGIEPTRVVAYKPLLDKAIELARHKPDRCIVLQRERLAAEMVPGRDRDWREAEAAAAPADCVPVRATDPLYILYTSGTTGQPKGIVRDNGGHAVAMAWSMRHIYDVRPGEVYWAASDVGWVVGHSYIVYGPLINGSTTLLYEGKPVGTPDAGAFWRVISEHDIRVMFTAPTALRAIKKEDPDGRHLGRYAMGRFRTLFLAGERCDPDTLTWAQAKLGVPVIDHWWQTETGWAIAANCLGIEPMPVKPGSPTVAVPGYDVRVLDEDGGAVAPDHIGNIAIRLPLPPGTLPTLWNADERYRQSYLARYDGYYLTGDAGLVDGDGYLHIMSRIDDVINVAGHRLSTGAIEEVLAAHPAVAECAVFGVDDSLKGQLPLGLVVLKDGAQHGADTVADELVARVRNEIGPVAAFRHVGIVERLPKTRSGKILRGTMQKIANGQPYKSPSTIDDPDVLTEIALQLRNIGFPQDQ
- the prpB gene encoding methylisocitrate lyase, coding for MLFTTKDARQKRADFRAALASGRLLRFPGAFSPLVAMSIQNIGFDGVYVSGAVLSADLGLPDIGLTTLTEVSGRAEQIARATDLPAIVDCDTGFGEPMSAARSIRTMEERGLAGCHLEDQVAPKRCGHLDNKAVVETAEMVRRIRAAADAKRDPNFVLIARTDSRAIEGLDKAIDRAKAYVDAGADMVFPEAMADASEFAAMRKALAVPLLANMTEFGKSDLLTADQLADLGYNVVIYPVTTLRLAMKATEDGLREIIEKGTQSGLLDRMQHRRDLYALLRYEDYNDFDQSIFNFKV
- a CDS encoding short-chain fatty acyl-CoA regulator family protein encodes the protein MDDAKLFLGHKLKALRDERRLTQADLAGRLGLSLSYVSQLENNQRPVTATVLVALSRAFGIDVGEFAEDDHERIVADLRETLGDPIFAGQAPGLQEIKQVAATAPNVARSLIVMHRETRRLRERLRAVDDSLASPDGGQEGALLPYEEVRDYFHYHNNYVDGLDRAAELMAEQIGIGGEDNGRLLADVLRRELDVRVAMNLDDPSAQRFWRFDRSAGVIAINPALDRPSIAFLLAHQVGLLRHGREIDAIVAGSELVSADARAICRIALANYFAGALLMPYGRFLQQARELRHDLERLQLAFGTSLQQVAHRLSTLQRPSARGVPFFFVRVDQAGNITKRHSATSFQFARFGGTCPLWNVHQAFVTPGRFLVQLAEMPDGKRYLCIARSVVKRGRGYLEQDRRYAIGLGCEFAHAGELVYASGLDLDDARSYVKIGVNCRICERVECPQRAFPPIDRAILLDPSRRDAVPYAF
- a CDS encoding MmgE/PrpD family protein, whose product is MKTHVVTVHPEKDRLPKAGQLAYKIAQVAADPVHVDDDVAEMIVNRIIDNAAVAMASVNRRPVMTARAQAEAHPRAGGATVFGLPGDRRFCAEWAAWANGTAVRELDFHDTFLAADYSHPGDNIPPILAVAQQMGCDGKALMRGLATGYEVQIDLVKAICLHKHKIDHVAHLGPSAAAGIGAMLGLDVDTIYQAVQQALHVTTATRQSRKGEISSWKAFAPSHAGKLAIEAVDRAMRGEGAPSPIYEGEDSVIAWMLDGPKAEYHVPLPEPGEPKRAILDSYTKQHSAEYQSQALIDLAFRVGKEIRARTGGDWDKVGDILLRTSHHTHYVIGTGANDPQKMDPQASRETLDHSIMYILAVALQDGEWHHVRSYAPERANRADTVRLWHKIRTVEEPEWTRRYHATDAKEKAFGGRLEVTFADGSKLVDELAVANAHSLGAAPFRRPDYIGKFDTLTEGVVDKAERDRFLAAVEALPDVPAARMGELNVALAPGRLQSNPAKGLF
- a CDS encoding ATP-binding protein, translated to MFSLVTRKLRERPDSEHEQAIVRLVLVFVLWAYLSVIGNLTPFEHGSYLLTMIVAGVYLALSVVYLALIWIRPQPSPLRRLAAMVTDMTTLGLVIHFSGTSGAALYPIYLWITFGNGFRYGNRYLAASALGSLVSFALVFAFTDFWLERPYLSGGLMLGLLVLPAYVASLIRKLTEAKAQAEAANVAKSQFLATMSHELRTPLNAIIGIGGLLQKTSLNAEQSDMTRTIGASARALLSLIDRILDFSRIEAGRMPLEVVDFDLYRELSDLERMIRPQAEAKDLAFQVLVDAHTPYRVRGTTACLRHIVTNLAANAVKFTESGHVRIAVSPVEVAPERALLRIEVIDTGIGISEEAVDRIFDQFTQEDQAIARRFGGAGLGLAICKQLTELVGGRLGVDTKLGEGSRFWVELPFGLAAANDSRPAAVTPIWVGTAVPAQAEDVAAGPVVAVESVEAALAQRDSLAGRSKAAVIVEPAARCRNHAREPLVVADAAFEARAGGAGWSGMRCILTGPADAEQLANADHFCRTFGRGEGRADAIGPDQDGAEAVPTRMLRILVAEDNPVNRRVIAMILRRAGHQVDLAVNGDEASDLLGGARYDIAILDVNMPGISGVDVVRLFRFQELGSQRTPILALTADATEQTRETCLAAGMDEVLTKPVEPDALLACVHRLTATPVRAAQAEDYAAAQDRDAAQASVTDLTAHPRFRAGQTPVIDRPAVQALNDLDTTGVFLREVIDEFLADAAQLIESMGRSADERDVAALRDTAHALKSSAAHVGALRMQSICSAFQRASRRENLAIAGETVETLRQELETYQRAIGSELTGMTEGDQRL
- a CDS encoding bifunctional 2-methylcitrate synthase/citrate synthase gives rise to the protein MTDDADIKYGLAGVVADVTAVSKVMVETNALTYRGYAVQDLSDHCSFEEVAFLLLHDDLPDRARLDAFCRAERAERQISDELQTVIGRFRNDAHPMDTLRTAVSFLGVEDTQAGDNSPAADMAKAMRMLARIPTIIATDYRLRNDLSPIPPRADLSMAENFFHMCFDEVPPADVVNCFDISLILYAEHSFNASTFTARTIASTESDIHSAITGAIGALKGPLHGGANEAVMHMMLEIDDPDRAREWMLDALAQKRKIMGFGHRVYRSGDSRVPTMTQAFHRMAAIKGGDKWVRMSTTLAETMIAEKGIHPNLDFPTGPAYYLMGFDIPMFTPIFVMSRITGWAAHVFEQRANNKLIRPLSAYRGAEQRPVTPLAARG